The Malus domestica chromosome 10, GDT2T_hap1 genome contains a region encoding:
- the LOC114827346 gene encoding 3-ketoacyl-CoA synthase 13-like: MKKSTSNFKFHQAFFVALLLTTTLLSINMQSNSIRSNPVQYSNILHFLFTTNPTLSLSCIWCLSISIFFYYYTSRPKSIFLLDFSCFQPNPNQKCSYAASESFVRRTNRFTEESEEFMRKIYLKSGLGDETYAPPFVFESNPEANLKYALDEAQQGMFSSINSLLAKTNIDPSCIDCLIVTCGSFSPMPSLTSLIVNRFKLKPDVKTYNLSGMGCSSGVISIDLAANLLKQSKKIGYALVVVTETISLDWYYGDNRPMLVTNCIFRVGCATALITNDPSCRRVAKMELVHSLRTHHGASDRAYKAAFQEEDNKGNTGFALNKDLTAVAGMHLLEHIKILAPRVLPLTQLGVYVYSVIGCAFSGGKSKPIVPDFTKAFDHFCIHTGGKAVIEQVGRVLSLSDALTEPARMSLHRFGNTSSSLVFYELAYFEAKGRVRKGDRVWMLAFGTGFKVGSLVWKAVSDLGQGGDDNPWSDCIDRYPLKSW; this comes from the coding sequence ATGAAGAAATCcacttcaaatttcaaattccaCCAAGCCTTTTTCGTAGCACTTTTATTAACCACAACTCTCTTATCAATTAACATGCAGTCTAATTCAATCCGATCCAATCCAGTCCAATACAGTAAcatcctccattttctcttcaCCACCAACCCTACACTTTCATTGTCTTGCATTTGGTGCCTTTCGatttccatatttttctacTACTACACCTCTCGTCCCAAGTCCATCTTCCTCCTTGATTTCTCATGCTTCCAACCAAACCCTAACCAAAAATGCAGCTACGCAGCCTCCGAGTCCTTCGTACGCAGGACGAATCGCTTCACCGAAGAAAGCGAAGAATTCATGCGTAAAATCTACCTCAAATCCGGCTTAGGAGACGAGACCTACGCACCCCCATTCGTCTTCGAATCAAACCCCGAAGCGAACTTGAAATATGCTCTAGATGAAGCTCAACAAGGCATGTTCTCATCCATCAACTCACTCCTTGCCAAAACCAACATCGACCCAAGTTGTATCGATTGCCTAATTGTTACATGCGGGAGCTTCTCTCCCATGCCCTCCCTCACATCCCTCATTGTCAACCGTTTCAAGCTCAAACCCGACGTAAAGACGTACAATCTAAGTGGAATGGGATGCAGTTCCGGAGTAATATCAATTGATCTAGCCGCCAATCTGTtgaagcaaagcaaaaaaattGGTTATGCTCTTGTGGTCGTAACCGAGACTATTAGTTTGGATTGGTACTATGGCGATAACCGTCCCATGCTTGTAACCAATTGCATTTTTCGAGTCGGCTGTGCGACCGCATTGATCACAAACGACCCGAGTTGCCGCCGAGTTGCAAAGATGGAACTCGTTCACTCGCTTCGTACTCACCACGGAGCGAGTGATCGAGCTTATAAAGCCGCATTTCAAGAGGAGGATAACAAGGGCAATACCGGGTTTGCTCTTAATAAAGATTTAACAGCGGTTGCAGGCATGCATTTACTTGAGCACATCAAAATTCTTGCTCCCCGAGTCCTGCCACTGACTCAACTTGGTGTTTACGTGTACTCGGTCATTGGTTGTGCATTTTCAGGGGGGAAGTCGAAACCGATAGTCCCGGATTTCACCAAGGCATTTGATCATTTTTGTATTCACACGGGTGGGAAAGCGGTGATCGAGCAGGTTGGGCGGGTTCTGAGTTTGAGTGACGCGTTGACTGAGCCGGCTCGGATGAGTTTGCACCGATTCGGGAACACGTCGAGTAGTCTTGTATTTTATGAGTTAGCATATTTTGAGGCTAAAGGGAGAGTTAGGAAAGGAGATAGGGTTTGGATGTTGGCGTTTGGGACAGGGTTTAAGGTCGGAAGTCTTGTTTGGAAGGCAGTTTCGGATTTAGGGCAAGGTGGTGATGACAATCCATGGAGCGACTGTATTGATAGGTACCCATTGAAGTCATGGTAA
- the LOC139187497 gene encoding TMV resistance protein N-like, with protein sequence MESLEFLSLSQCVNLKKIPEFVGDVKYLSRLILSETAIKEIPPSVGCLIGLVELHLDGCRSLLCVPSVISNCKSLKLLNMLGCSKLSKLFESLGVMDCLEELDLSRTALKELPSSLVHLKNLKKLSVSGSPASWYTFGIFKRRIPHSLGCSVFSSSKGLCALKVLDLRDLNLCEGAVPEDIGYLSSLEELNS encoded by the coding sequence ATGGAGTCTCTTGAATTTCTGAGTCTCTCTCAATGTGTCAATCTGAAAAAGATTCCGGAGTTTGTCGGAGACGTGAAATATCTGTCACGTCTTATTTTAAGTGAGACTGCTATTAAGGAAATACCTCCATCAGTTGGATGTCTGATTGGCCTTGTTGAACTACATCTAGATGGTTGTCGAAGTCTCTTGTGTGTTCCAAGTGTCATTTCTAATTGCAAGTCTCTTAAACTTCTCAATATGTTAGGGTGCTCAAAACTTAGCAAACTCTTCGAAAGCTTGGGAGTGATGGACTGTTTGGAGGAACTTGATTTGAGTCGAACTGCATTAAAAGAGTTGCCATCTTCACTTGTTCATTTGAAAAATCTAAAAAAGTTATCTGTTTCTGGATCTCCTGCATCATGGTATACTTTTGGGATTTTTAAAAGAAGGATTCCCCACTCTTTGGGTTGTTCGGTTTTCAGTTCTTCAAAAGGCTTATGTGCTTTGAAGGTATTAGATCTGAGAGACTTGAATCTTTGTGAAGGAGCAGTTCCAGAAGATATTGGCTACTTGTCCTCTTTAGAAGAATTAAATTCTTAG